In the Flavobacterium acetivorans genome, one interval contains:
- a CDS encoding PH domain-containing protein codes for MENFSNETIDTNQLPQFEAVQFSVLSASYWKVILINIASLFLILGTGLSLLLFYKKEFQPFLVEITLLFFVFFLLLLLFNRISFKKKGFAFREHDVLFRSGMIATNTIIIPYNRIQHVALHEGLLSRYFGLAKIEIFTAGGSSSDLEVPGIAIEQAEKIKQLLMGKIQKQL; via the coding sequence ATGGAAAACTTCTCAAACGAGACTATCGATACAAACCAGCTTCCACAATTTGAAGCCGTACAGTTCTCGGTGCTGAGCGCTAGCTATTGGAAAGTTATACTGATAAATATAGCATCGCTATTCTTGATTTTAGGGACAGGATTGAGCTTGTTGCTGTTCTATAAGAAAGAGTTTCAGCCTTTTTTAGTTGAAATAACACTGCTTTTTTTTGTTTTTTTTCTGTTACTGTTACTTTTTAATAGAATTAGTTTTAAGAAAAAAGGATTTGCATTCAGGGAACATGATGTACTTTTCAGATCTGGGATGATTGCTACAAATACAATCATAATTCCTTACAATAGAATACAACATGTGGCTTTACATGAAGGGCTTCTTTCGCGTTATTTTGGTTTGGCTAAAATCGAGATTTTCACTGCAGGAGGTAGTTCGAGCGATTTAGAAGTTCCCGGAATAGCAATTGAACAAGCCGAAAAAATCAAACAATTGTTGATGGGTAAAATTCAAAAACAATTGTAA
- a CDS encoding M28 family metallopeptidase, producing MKLHPIIYLSFIFFFSPIITSAQTILKDPEIDKMIAEVKTENLETTVRKLVSFGTRHTLSDTKSKTRGIGAAQRWLKSEFDKYALESNGRLTATIDYFTVKADGKRITVDSQLGNVMATLKGTDPTDDRVLIISGHLDSRVSDVMNSKSDAPGANDDGSGVAAMMELAKIMSKREFPFTLIFVAVTGEEQGLYGARHLAELAKKSKWNVIAMINNDMIGNSLSSGTLLRDNTQVRVFSETIPYLETEEEAKMRKATNRDNDSPSRLLARYIKTTTNQYVNQLDINLVYRNDRFLRGGDHTPFSQNGFPAIRFCEMNENHDHQHQDIRTENGIKYGDLPDFMDFEYLRKISCSNLAVFSNLGWSPKAPTNVGIEVKELTNFSTLTWKAPEGKKVYGYQILIRETASSHWEKTIFVKDTKAEIPYSKDNFFFAVQSVDELGHASIPVFPIPIR from the coding sequence ATGAAACTACATCCTATTATCTATCTATCCTTTATATTTTTCTTTTCTCCTATTATAACATCCGCTCAAACCATTCTTAAGGATCCGGAAATTGACAAAATGATCGCCGAAGTAAAAACTGAAAATCTCGAAACAACGGTACGTAAATTAGTAAGCTTTGGCACAAGACATACCTTAAGCGATACCAAAAGTAAAACTCGTGGCATTGGCGCAGCACAACGCTGGCTCAAATCAGAGTTTGATAAATATGCTTTAGAGTCTAATGGAAGGCTCACTGCTACGATTGACTATTTTACCGTAAAAGCGGATGGAAAGCGAATTACAGTTGACAGCCAACTGGGTAATGTAATGGCTACTTTAAAAGGAACAGATCCTACTGATGATCGTGTCCTAATTATAAGCGGGCATCTGGATTCGAGGGTTTCTGATGTTATGAATTCAAAATCAGATGCACCCGGAGCAAACGATGATGGTTCTGGTGTTGCTGCCATGATGGAATTAGCCAAAATAATGTCCAAAAGAGAGTTTCCTTTTACCCTAATTTTTGTTGCCGTTACGGGAGAAGAGCAAGGACTTTATGGAGCAAGACATTTAGCAGAACTAGCCAAGAAGTCTAAATGGAATGTAATTGCGATGATTAACAATGACATGATTGGCAACAGTTTATCAAGCGGAACTCTTTTGAGAGACAACACACAAGTTCGCGTTTTTAGCGAAACCATTCCTTATCTTGAAACCGAAGAAGAGGCAAAAATGCGTAAAGCAACCAATAGAGACAATGATAGCCCTTCAAGACTTCTGGCGCGATACATTAAAACAACTACAAATCAATATGTAAATCAACTGGATATTAATTTAGTGTATCGAAATGATCGTTTTTTGCGTGGCGGTGATCATACTCCTTTTAGCCAAAATGGTTTTCCGGCGATACGTTTTTGCGAAATGAATGAAAACCACGATCACCAACACCAAGATATAAGAACTGAAAATGGTATAAAATACGGAGATCTTCCTGACTTCATGGATTTTGAATACCTAAGAAAAATTAGCTGTTCAAATCTGGCAGTATTCAGTAATTTAGGCTGGTCGCCCAAAGCACCTACAAACGTGGGTATTGAAGTAAAAGAGTTGACTAATTTTTCAACTTTAACCTGGAAAGCTCCTGAAGGAAAAAAAGTTTATGGCTATCAAATCCTAATTAGAGAAACAGCATCTTCACATTGGGAAAAAACAATTTTCGTTAAAGATACAAAAGCCGAAATTCCTTATTCTAAAGACAATTTTTTCTTTGCCGTACAGTCTGTTGATGAATTAGGACATGCAAGCATTCCTGTTTTTCCTATTCCCATTCGCTAA
- a CDS encoding 1,4-dihydroxy-2-naphthoyl-CoA synthase, translated as MDWITAKEYEDITYKKCNGVARIAFNRPDVRNAFRPKTTAELYNAFYDAQEDTSIGVVLLSAEGPSSKDGVYSFCSGGDQNARGHQGYVGDDGQHRLNILEVQRLIRFMPKVVIAVVPGWAVGGGHSLHVVCDMTLASKEHAIFKQTDADVTSFDGGYGSAYLAKMVGQKKAREIFFLGRNYSAQDAFEMGMVNAVIPHAELEDTAFEWAQEILQKSPTSIKMLKFAMNLTDDGMVGQQVFAGEATRLAYMTEEAKEGRNAFLEKRKPNFEKKWLP; from the coding sequence ATGGATTGGATTACCGCCAAAGAATATGAAGATATTACTTATAAAAAATGCAATGGTGTTGCCAGAATAGCCTTCAATAGACCTGATGTGCGAAATGCTTTTCGCCCTAAGACTACAGCAGAATTATACAATGCTTTTTATGACGCTCAGGAGGATACTTCCATAGGTGTGGTTTTACTCTCGGCCGAAGGCCCTTCTTCAAAAGACGGAGTGTATTCTTTTTGTAGCGGAGGGGATCAAAATGCCCGTGGTCATCAAGGTTATGTAGGTGATGACGGTCAGCACCGTTTGAATATATTAGAAGTGCAGCGTTTAATTCGTTTCATGCCAAAGGTTGTTATTGCTGTAGTTCCAGGATGGGCTGTGGGCGGAGGGCATAGTTTGCACGTAGTTTGCGATATGACTTTAGCAAGCAAAGAGCACGCTATTTTTAAACAAACTGATGCCGATGTAACCAGTTTTGACGGTGGCTACGGATCAGCATATCTAGCTAAAATGGTAGGTCAGAAAAAAGCGCGTGAAATTTTCTTCTTGGGACGCAATTATTCTGCACAAGATGCTTTTGAGATGGGAATGGTAAATGCTGTTATACCGCATGCTGAGCTGGAGGATACTGCTTTTGAATGGGCGCAGGAGATTTTGCAAAAATCACCAACTTCGATCAAAATGCTGAAATTTGCCATGAACTTGACTGATGACGGTATGGTAGGACAACAGGTTTTTGCTGGTGAAGCGACGCGATTAGCTTATATGACAGAAGAGGCCAAAGAAGGTAGAAACGCCTTTCTTGAAAAGAGAAAACCAAATTTTGAAAAGAAATGGTTGCCTTAG
- a CDS encoding GNAT family N-acetyltransferase: protein MEIKIRPAVFSDLDTILEIVNHQILNSTSIYDYEPRDFETQKLWFEKKQELNFPVIVAEYENAPIGYATYGTFREKEAYRFTVEHSVYVAEEFMGKGAGKFLLAELIQLAKNQGFHNMIGVIDSENQGSIDFHKKYGFQVSGIIKESGYKFDRWLDSVFMQLLL, encoded by the coding sequence ATGGAAATCAAGATCAGACCAGCCGTTTTTTCAGACTTAGACACTATATTGGAAATCGTAAATCACCAGATACTCAACAGTACTTCGATTTATGATTATGAACCACGGGATTTTGAAACCCAGAAACTGTGGTTTGAAAAAAAACAAGAACTCAATTTCCCCGTAATTGTGGCCGAATATGAAAACGCTCCTATTGGATATGCTACTTATGGTACTTTCAGGGAAAAAGAAGCCTATCGATTCACGGTGGAACATTCTGTTTACGTGGCTGAAGAATTTATGGGAAAAGGAGCTGGGAAATTTCTGTTGGCTGAGCTCATTCAGCTAGCCAAAAACCAAGGTTTTCACAACATGATTGGTGTTATCGATTCAGAAAATCAAGGCAGTATTGATTTTCACAAAAAGTACGGTTTTCAAGTTTCGGGAATTATCAAGGAATCAGGTTATAAATTTGACCGCTGGCTTGATTCTGTTTTTATGCAACTTTTACTTTAA
- a CDS encoding CvfB family protein, which produces MIEIGKYNTLTILRDTKVGLFLGTPETDPEGIHDILLPNKYVPNEFEIGEELIVFVYLDHEERPVATTLEPYILLNEFALLRVNYVNQIGAFMDWGMEKDILVPFKEQARPMEKGKRYLVYLYMDEKTNRLVASSKTNQFLNNEELSVEKGEEVELIVSHITEIGINVIINERHKGLLYKDEVYDDAIRTGDRMRGYIKNIRPDNKIDVSLQKQGYESIEPNADKILDELRASRGFLRLNDNSHPEDIKTVLKMSKKTFKKAIGALYREKLIEIKDDGIYLIKQE; this is translated from the coding sequence ATGATTGAAATAGGAAAATACAATACACTAACAATACTGCGTGATACCAAAGTTGGATTGTTTTTAGGAACTCCAGAAACGGATCCCGAAGGAATACACGATATACTTTTGCCCAATAAATATGTTCCCAACGAATTTGAAATTGGAGAAGAACTTATTGTTTTTGTTTATTTAGACCACGAAGAACGTCCAGTGGCGACTACTTTAGAGCCTTATATTTTATTGAACGAATTTGCGCTTTTGCGTGTGAATTATGTCAATCAAATCGGTGCTTTTATGGATTGGGGAATGGAAAAAGATATTCTGGTTCCATTCAAAGAACAAGCGCGTCCGATGGAAAAAGGCAAACGTTACTTGGTTTATCTTTATATGGACGAAAAAACCAACCGTTTGGTAGCTTCAAGCAAAACCAACCAATTCCTAAACAACGAGGAACTTAGTGTAGAAAAAGGGGAAGAAGTAGAGTTAATTGTTTCTCATATTACCGAAATTGGGATTAATGTAATTATCAATGAGCGCCATAAAGGCTTGTTGTATAAAGATGAAGTTTATGATGATGCAATTCGTACCGGAGATCGTATGCGCGGTTATATTAAAAACATTCGCCCTGACAATAAAATTGATGTCTCTTTGCAAAAACAAGGTTACGAAAGTATCGAACCCAATGCTGATAAGATTTTAGACGAACTAAGGGCAAGTCGTGGATTTTTGCGTTTGAATGATAATTCTCATCCAGAAGACATCAAGACAGTTCTAAAAATGAGTAAGAAAACCTTTAAAAAGGCGATTGGAGCTCTGTATCGTGAAAAGCTTATCGAGATTAAGGATGATGGAATTTACTTGATCAAACAGGAATAA
- a CDS encoding DUF2853 family protein yields the protein MSAREELIEKYAADLKDKCGVSPDMDLLTKVTIGCGPSIYNADAATVAGSQQSELDTVKNNFLIKKLGLSDGAALDAGIDAVMEKYGRSNKNKYRAVIYYLLTVHFKKESVYN from the coding sequence ATGAGTGCAAGAGAAGAATTAATTGAAAAGTATGCGGCTGATTTGAAAGACAAATGTGGTGTTTCGCCTGACATGGATTTATTGACAAAAGTAACTATTGGTTGTGGTCCTTCAATCTATAATGCCGATGCCGCTACTGTTGCCGGGAGTCAGCAATCAGAATTGGATACAGTTAAAAATAATTTCTTAATTAAAAAACTAGGACTTTCTGATGGAGCTGCTTTAGACGCGGGAATTGATGCCGTAATGGAAAAATACGGACGTTCCAACAAAAATAAATACAGAGCCGTGATTTATTATTTATTAACCGTTCACTTTAAGAAAGAGAGTGTTTATAACTAA
- a CDS encoding glutathione peroxidase codes for MKKIVVFACLALFLFGGQSQAQNKKTVKSKNETAMEKQTIYQFKVEDLYGNVFDFSTLKGKKIMIVNTASKCGLTPQYKSLEAIYKEYKDKGFVIIGFPANNFASQEPGTNEEIATFCQENYGVSFPMMDKVSVKGDDMCPLYQFLTQKAKNGLKDSEVEWNFQKYLINEKGQLEQVIAPRTLPTDASVIDWIKA; via the coding sequence ATGAAAAAAATAGTAGTATTTGCTTGTTTAGCCCTATTCCTTTTTGGTGGTCAAAGTCAGGCACAAAACAAAAAAACAGTCAAAAGTAAAAATGAAACCGCTATGGAAAAACAAACGATTTATCAATTTAAAGTAGAGGATTTATATGGTAATGTCTTTGATTTTTCGACTCTCAAAGGCAAAAAAATAATGATTGTCAATACGGCTTCAAAGTGTGGGTTGACACCTCAATATAAAAGTTTAGAAGCTATTTATAAAGAATACAAAGACAAAGGCTTTGTCATTATAGGTTTTCCAGCAAATAATTTTGCCTCACAAGAGCCCGGAACTAATGAAGAAATCGCTACTTTTTGCCAAGAAAATTATGGAGTTTCTTTTCCAATGATGGATAAAGTATCGGTAAAAGGAGATGATATGTGTCCTTTATATCAGTTCTTGACACAGAAAGCTAAAAATGGATTGAAAGATTCAGAAGTAGAATGGAACTTTCAAAAATACTTGATCAATGAAAAAGGACAATTAGAACAAGTCATTGCTCCAAGAACATTGCCTACAGATGCTTCAGTAATCGATTGGATCAAAGCCTAG
- the menD gene encoding 2-succinyl-5-enolpyruvyl-6-hydroxy-3-cyclohexene-1-carboxylic-acid synthase → MIYPKIPLAQSIIQICLAKGIRTIIISPGSRNAPLTIGFASNPDFQCYSIADERAAAFFGLGIAQQTKKPVALVCTSGSALLNYYPALAEAFYSQIPLIVISADRPQNKIDIGDGQTIRQENVFANHSLYNANLNELVSTENDFKINEAINTAILKKGPVHINAPFEEPLYETVSELSVKVNSTASANEPQTITIEELAEFAAIWNKAPKKMILVGVNQPNAISDNVIQALAKEESVVVMTETTSNLYHPSFIANIDTIITPFTDDEFENFHPDVLVTFGGMIVSKRIKAFLRKYKPKHHWHIDSLRAYDTFDALTKHFEMNPNDFFELFLPLTKAAASDYFDKMNEINLLRKIKRENYLSKITFSDFVVFDKVIKSLPQNSLLQISNSSAIRYAQLIDIDPSVEVYSNRGTSGIDGSTSTAIGAAVANKKQTVFITGDISFFYDNNALWNQYVPSNFKIILINNGGGGIFRILPGHKETPVFNTFFETSHSLTAEHLAKMHGFEYNTANDEASLENGLIALYSQNEKPAILEIFTPTLENDAILLQYFKELT, encoded by the coding sequence ATGATTTACCCCAAAATACCTTTAGCCCAAAGCATCATTCAAATTTGTCTAGCCAAAGGAATAAGAACCATTATAATCTCGCCGGGCTCCAGAAACGCACCTTTAACAATAGGTTTTGCAAGTAATCCGGATTTTCAATGTTATAGTATTGCCGATGAGCGCGCTGCTGCTTTTTTTGGACTCGGAATCGCCCAGCAAACTAAGAAACCGGTAGCATTGGTTTGTACTTCGGGTTCTGCCTTATTGAATTATTATCCTGCATTGGCAGAAGCGTTTTACAGCCAGATTCCGTTGATTGTGATTTCAGCGGACAGACCTCAAAATAAAATCGATATTGGTGACGGGCAAACGATTCGTCAGGAAAATGTTTTTGCCAATCATTCTTTATACAATGCTAATTTGAACGAATTGGTTTCTACTGAGAATGATTTCAAGATAAACGAAGCCATCAATACGGCAATTCTAAAAAAAGGACCGGTACACATTAACGCGCCCTTTGAAGAGCCTTTGTATGAAACGGTTTCGGAACTTTCTGTCAAGGTGAATAGTACCGCTTCGGCAAATGAACCTCAGACAATTACAATCGAAGAATTAGCTGAATTTGCAGCTATTTGGAATAAAGCACCCAAAAAAATGATTCTTGTTGGAGTCAATCAACCTAATGCGATAAGTGATAACGTAATCCAAGCATTGGCAAAAGAGGAATCGGTTGTGGTGATGACTGAAACCACATCTAATTTATACCATCCTTCCTTTATAGCTAATATTGATACGATAATTACGCCTTTTACCGATGATGAGTTTGAGAATTTTCATCCTGATGTTTTGGTGACTTTTGGAGGAATGATTGTTTCAAAACGCATCAAAGCTTTTCTGCGAAAGTACAAACCCAAACATCATTGGCACATTGATTCTTTAAGAGCGTATGATACTTTTGATGCTTTGACGAAGCATTTTGAAATGAATCCAAATGATTTTTTTGAATTATTTTTGCCGCTTACAAAAGCTGCTGCAAGCGATTATTTTGATAAAATGAATGAGATAAACCTTTTGCGTAAAATAAAACGCGAAAATTATCTGTCTAAAATTACTTTTTCTGATTTCGTAGTTTTCGATAAAGTGATTAAAAGTTTGCCTCAAAACAGCCTTTTGCAAATCAGCAACAGTTCAGCGATTCGTTATGCGCAATTAATTGATATCGATCCGTCGGTAGAAGTGTATTCTAACAGAGGAACCAGCGGTATCGATGGAAGTACTTCGACTGCCATTGGTGCGGCTGTAGCCAATAAAAAACAGACTGTTTTTATTACGGGTGATATTAGTTTTTTTTACGACAATAATGCACTTTGGAATCAATACGTTCCATCTAATTTCAAGATTATTTTAATCAATAATGGAGGCGGCGGTATTTTTAGGATTTTACCCGGACATAAAGAAACGCCTGTTTTTAATACTTTTTTTGAAACCTCCCACAGTTTGACAGCCGAACATTTAGCCAAAATGCACGGGTTTGAATATAATACGGCAAATGATGAAGCGAGTTTAGAAAATGGTTTAATTGCTTTATATTCTCAGAATGAGAAGCCTGCTATTTTGGAAATTTTTACGCCAACATTGGAGAATGATGCTATTCTTTTACAATATTTTAAAGAACTAACATGA
- a CDS encoding histidine kinase dimerization/phospho-acceptor domain-containing protein — translation MIIWKKYISAIKRNVLVSSNQNKKLNYWRDDMFSNTLIFIIPMGIITLIPSLYWALDSGYYPMVVIDLTSVLIILFIAFKKGIKIKHRKLLFIGNLYVLSFSLIYYVGLNSTLYLLASCFLSVFIYSFKNKYTPALLNFYISAIYTSLYYFDLISFKNITFSPYELIAIFSNLIFLSFLICSLIPRLFEKLNERFQQNLVHTKKIEKQNNLLKEITWIQSHVVRTPLSRLMALTELLKEENISEEEKKFFLDNIIISSGELDCIIRDIVQKSENVHAEE, via the coding sequence ATGATTATTTGGAAAAAATATATTTCAGCCATAAAGAGAAACGTTTTAGTTTCTTCGAATCAAAATAAAAAATTAAACTACTGGAGAGACGACATGTTCTCTAATACCCTTATTTTTATAATTCCGATGGGAATTATCACTTTAATCCCTTCGTTATACTGGGCTTTAGATTCTGGATATTATCCCATGGTGGTTATAGATCTAACTTCGGTTTTAATTATTCTTTTTATTGCTTTCAAAAAAGGAATTAAAATCAAACACCGTAAACTATTATTTATAGGCAATCTATATGTCCTGAGTTTTTCTTTGATTTATTATGTTGGTCTTAATAGTACCCTTTACCTTCTGGCGTCTTGTTTCCTTTCCGTTTTTATCTATTCCTTTAAAAACAAATACACTCCAGCGCTTTTAAACTTTTATATTTCAGCGATTTATACTTCCCTGTATTACTTTGATTTGATTTCATTTAAGAATATTACTTTCAGTCCATATGAGCTTATCGCTATTTTCTCTAACTTAATTTTTCTCAGTTTTTTAATTTGCTCTTTGATTCCGAGACTATTTGAAAAATTAAATGAACGTTTTCAACAAAACTTAGTCCATACCAAAAAAATAGAAAAGCAAAATAATCTATTAAAAGAAATCACTTGGATTCAGTCGCATGTGGTTAGAACACCATTATCCCGATTAATGGCTCTTACTGAACTTTTAAAAGAGGAAAATATTTCTGAAGAGGAAAAAAAATTCTTCTTAGACAATATCATCATTTCCAGTGGAGAACTTGACTGTATTATTAGAGATATTGTACAAAAATCAGAAAATGTACACGCTGAAGAATAG
- a CDS encoding PKD domain-containing protein: MNKVFKKKLIVLILIFSGFLFSFISYETSFTDDLSKEKVAKEFWSKKYKSSSWYLGMKSTTPNFYEVRDEFNYYFKNNPYFVTQEVKQYRRFAHQYFPNIDAKGNYIDPSTSKSSAKELTSNDSFVGNAWNQLFLKWNTTQSNGGTGVLRSIRIDPSNTSNVLAGAATAGIWHTTDRGENWSFVSGGIPEVEWVNEIIYSRKDSKVVYASTNMGVVKSIDGGKNWTYTALKKNFPDTFGSLLWLDLPRVSSDIVYATTEEKGKYKIFKSTDGGKSWTENYQTNKRIWDMRVKPDDSNVIYILEESSTTDWINFKKSTNSGVTFSTGNNGYPADYKTKAHRARLATTAANNNVVYIAIGFNGGGTNDKISFFKSVDAGRGFVKKSNPKNEEPLFNAMEATDFLSETCHLAQLTWNFAFTVSETDENFIACAANKIKISIDGGATWTFDRSGKIKTGKEYDRYASNDAHTGVHGDHHGLSVIGNHIWNANDGGAYYSGDGGYTVVKDKTDGLGIMELWGYSQSFKNDIMAVGLNHNQICFRDDKVYGGWIGVNGADAMATNINPIDDQYMYNHPWGHERVKRSLSDKKSHHFQELGIQLGYITLDNLEYHPNQYYTIYGSDYGDRNKTYQLSKTTNNATSWEVMKEFITEKANAVAVKVSFANPNYVYAVVEPNRIIKSKDEGRTWTDVNPPASLLKGFALWRLAVSDKNPNHLWVSVKANQEVVKVIQSKDGGLTWNDYSEGLPQYAIYSMIYQRGSDDVLYLGTRFGIYYRKAGMSKWVPFGSGMPASNTSFMFINYAKGKLRVGTSRGLWENDLVELTAPKANISADKKRVSKDDPMVQFADYSVADKNATFLWEFAGGIPAKSKAERPIVSYGKARKGNYNVKLTVTDSRGTSTQTLKSFITVNNE, translated from the coding sequence ATGAATAAGGTATTCAAAAAAAAATTAATTGTTTTAATCCTCATTTTTTCTGGTTTTCTTTTCTCTTTTATAAGTTATGAGACCTCCTTTACAGATGATCTTTCCAAAGAAAAAGTAGCAAAAGAATTCTGGTCAAAGAAATATAAAAGTTCGAGTTGGTATTTAGGAATGAAAAGTACAACTCCTAATTTTTACGAAGTAAGGGATGAGTTCAATTATTATTTTAAAAATAATCCTTATTTTGTTACTCAAGAAGTTAAACAATATAGAAGGTTTGCTCATCAATATTTTCCTAATATAGATGCTAAAGGGAATTACATTGACCCTTCAACTTCAAAAAGTAGTGCTAAAGAACTAACTTCTAATGATTCTTTTGTGGGTAACGCTTGGAATCAACTATTTTTAAAATGGAACACCACACAGAGCAATGGAGGAACAGGAGTTTTAAGATCGATCAGGATTGATCCAAGTAATACTAGTAATGTATTGGCGGGAGCAGCTACAGCAGGGATTTGGCATACAACAGATAGAGGAGAAAATTGGTCTTTTGTCTCGGGTGGGATACCTGAAGTGGAATGGGTAAACGAAATTATTTATAGCAGAAAAGATTCGAAGGTAGTTTATGCTAGTACTAATATGGGAGTTGTTAAGTCAATTGACGGAGGGAAAAATTGGACTTATACGGCACTGAAAAAAAACTTTCCTGACACATTTGGTTCTCTTTTGTGGCTAGACTTACCAAGAGTAAGTAGTGATATTGTTTATGCTACAACTGAAGAAAAAGGAAAGTATAAAATATTTAAATCAACTGACGGTGGAAAATCTTGGACTGAAAATTACCAAACGAATAAGCGTATCTGGGATATGCGTGTTAAACCGGACGATTCGAATGTGATTTATATTTTAGAAGAATCTTCAACCACAGATTGGATTAATTTTAAAAAATCGACTAATAGTGGAGTTACCTTTAGTACGGGAAATAATGGTTATCCTGCTGATTATAAAACGAAAGCACATCGAGCGAGATTAGCAACAACAGCTGCAAATAATAATGTCGTTTATATTGCTATTGGATTCAATGGAGGTGGCACAAATGATAAAATTTCATTTTTTAAATCTGTTGATGCAGGACGTGGATTTGTCAAAAAAAGCAATCCTAAAAATGAAGAACCATTGTTCAATGCTATGGAGGCTACAGATTTCCTGAGCGAAACATGTCATCTTGCGCAATTAACTTGGAATTTTGCTTTTACCGTTTCAGAGACAGATGAAAACTTTATAGCTTGTGCAGCCAATAAAATAAAAATAAGTATTGATGGAGGAGCTACTTGGACTTTTGACCGATCGGGAAAAATTAAGACAGGTAAAGAGTATGATAGATATGCTTCTAATGATGCGCACACCGGAGTTCATGGAGATCATCACGGTCTTTCGGTAATAGGGAATCATATTTGGAATGCTAATGATGGAGGAGCCTATTATTCCGGTGATGGGGGGTATACTGTTGTTAAAGATAAAACAGATGGATTAGGGATTATGGAATTATGGGGCTACAGTCAATCCTTTAAAAATGATATTATGGCTGTAGGCCTCAATCATAATCAAATATGCTTTAGAGATGATAAAGTTTATGGAGGATGGATAGGAGTTAATGGAGCTGATGCAATGGCAACTAATATTAATCCTATTGATGATCAATATATGTACAATCATCCTTGGGGACATGAAAGAGTAAAACGCTCCCTATCAGATAAAAAAAGTCATCATTTTCAAGAACTGGGTATACAATTAGGATATATTACCTTAGATAATTTAGAGTACCACCCGAACCAATATTATACCATTTATGGCAGTGATTACGGAGATAGAAATAAGACCTATCAGTTATCTAAAACTACTAATAATGCAACTTCCTGGGAAGTAATGAAAGAGTTTATTACTGAGAAAGCAAATGCAGTTGCGGTAAAAGTAAGTTTTGCTAATCCTAATTACGTTTATGCAGTAGTTGAGCCTAATCGAATAATTAAATCTAAAGATGAAGGAAGAACATGGACTGATGTCAATCCACCGGCATCTTTATTGAAGGGGTTTGCCTTATGGCGTTTAGCTGTTAGTGATAAAAATCCAAATCATTTATGGGTATCAGTTAAGGCAAATCAAGAAGTTGTTAAAGTGATTCAGTCAAAAGATGGAGGGTTAACATGGAATGATTATTCTGAAGGACTCCCTCAATATGCTATTTATTCTATGATTTATCAACGTGGAAGCGATGATGTTTTATACTTAGGAACAAGATTTGGTATTTATTACAGAAAGGCTGGAATGTCAAAATGGGTACCTTTTGGTTCGGGTATGCCTGCTTCAAACACAAGTTTTATGTTTATTAACTATGCTAAGGGAAAATTACGCGTTGGAACATCAAGAGGGTTATGGGAAAATGATTTGGTTGAATTGACTGCACCCAAAGCAAATATTTCAGCAGATAAAAAACGGGTTTCTAAAGATGATCCAATGGTACAATTTGCTGATTATTCCGTCGCTGATAAAAATGCCACTTTTTTATGGGAATTTGCCGGAGGAATTCCTGCAAAATCAAAGGCAGAAAGACCAATTGTGTCATATGGAAAAGCGCGAAAGGGGAATTATAATGTTAAACTAACTGTTACTGATTCAAGAGGAACAAGTACGCAAACTTTAAAAAGTTTTATTACAGTAAATAATGAATAA